In Haloarcula marismortui ATCC 43049, the sequence ACAGAACCCAGTTGACCGACGATCTGTGTTAAAAATCGGCGCTACTGCGCTCGCAGCAGGCGTTGCAGGCTGTTCTCAGGAGAGCAGTCAGAGCACCGAAACATCCGGCGGAGACGGTAGTGACGGGTCCAGTAGCGGTGACGGTGGGTCCGGACAGAGTAACGATTACCCCGAGTTCGATCCGTCGAATCCGGAGTTCCCGCAGTTGATGCAGACGCTCATCGAGGCCGGGTTCGAGACAGGGTCTCTACAGGACCTGAAGAACATGGAGGAACGCGAGAAGCCTCGCTACGGTGACCCCGTTCAGAGTACTCCCGATAATGAAGACGAGCTCATTGACCCGGACCGTATTGCGTTTGCGATGACGCCGACGGAAGACCCGGCGGTCTATCGAGATACGATGCAGCCGCTGATGGACAACATCGCCGAAGAGACCGGGAAATCCGTTAAATACTTCCCCCTCAACTCGTACGCGTCCCAGGTCGAGGCGATGCGGTCCGAACGCCTCCACGTCGCCGGGTTCTCTACTGGGCCGACGCCCTTTGCTGTGAACCTGGCCGGTGCTGTCCCGTTCTCGCTCCAGATTTCGAAGGCAGGTGACTTCGGCTATCGGCTGTGGCTGGCTACGCAGGCAGATAACGACGATATCTCCTCGCTGGCGGACCTCGAAGGCAAGCGCGTCGCACACGCCGAGCCCTCGTCCAACTCCGGGAACCTCGCCCCGCGTGCGCTGTTCTCGAACCAGGGCGTCACTCCGGGCGAAGACTACGAGGTGAGTTATTCCGGCGGCCACGAACAGAGCATTCTGGGCGTTGCAAACGACGACTACGACGCTGCCCCCGTTTGTAGCACCTGTGTCACGCGCGTTGCAGAAGCAGACAACATCGACCCGACGAACCTCAAAGTCGTGTGGGCCAGCAATCCGTTCCCCACGACGAGTTTCTGTTACCGCTACAACCTGAAGCCGGAACTTCAGGAGGGTATCAGGGCGGCGTTCATCGACTACGACTACTCGGACACCAAAATCGCGGAGGTGTTCGGTGGTCGCGGAACGTGGACGGAGATTGATTACGCTACGACCTACGATATCATCCTCCAGATTCAGGAGAACAACGATATCACGTACCAGATCGACAACATCGAAGGCTAAGAAGAGACCCAAATAATGCTCACTGTAGATAATTTGGAAAAAACGTACGACTCCG encodes:
- the phnD gene encoding phosphate/phosphite/phosphonate ABC transporter substrate-binding protein; protein product: MSASTMKQNPVDRRSVLKIGATALAAGVAGCSQESSQSTETSGGDGSDGSSSGDGGSGQSNDYPEFDPSNPEFPQLMQTLIEAGFETGSLQDLKNMEEREKPRYGDPVQSTPDNEDELIDPDRIAFAMTPTEDPAVYRDTMQPLMDNIAEETGKSVKYFPLNSYASQVEAMRSERLHVAGFSTGPTPFAVNLAGAVPFSLQISKAGDFGYRLWLATQADNDDISSLADLEGKRVAHAEPSSNSGNLAPRALFSNQGVTPGEDYEVSYSGGHEQSILGVANDDYDAAPVCSTCVTRVAEADNIDPTNLKVVWASNPFPTTSFCYRYNLKPELQEGIRAAFIDYDYSDTKIAEVFGGRGTWTEIDYATTYDIILQIQENNDITYQIDNIEG